The sequence ACCCGCAATCATAAAAGCCAGCGCCATGCCAGGTGTCAAACCACTGAAGATCATAGCTGCAGCAATCGGGGTTGATGCCGATGCACAGACATATACCGGCACACTTGCGGCAATCATGGTCAGCATGGCCAAGAAGGGGTACTCGGAGAATGCAGTCAATTTACCAGGTGGGACCCATGTCATGACCAGAGCGGTGATCAAAACCCCGATGGCCAGCCACGGAGCAAGATCATCCCAAATATCAGTCATTGCATATTTCATCCCCTGCTGTAGACGCCTCCAATGGGGTAAATCTTGAATTTTCCCCTCAGACTGAGGCGTTGAACCACAACAACTACTTGAACAGCATGAGCCACTACCCTCAGTAGGCGAGCTTTGGGTAATGGGTGAAGAAACAGCAATTTGATTGAATTTTTGACTGGATGCTCCAGAAACCATCGGATTGGGTACGGGGGCACTGTTTTCTTGAGAAACACTATTCCCCTGATCTCTGGGCTTTTCCTGAGGCTTGGTAATTCGGTCGATTAGAAGGACTGACAAACCGGAGGTAACGGCACTGAAGATGGCTGCAATGGGTCGTACAATGGTCAAGAAGGGGCCCAGCAATACCCACGAAATAGCAACCGAATCGACACCTGTTTCCGGTGTCGCCACCAAAAAAGATACCGTTGCTGGTTTTGATGCTCCCTTTCTATGAAGCCCCATGGCCATTGGTACGACGCTACACGAACAAAGGGGCAAAGGTGCTCCAATAAGTGCACCACGAGTTATCGGCCCCAGGCCACGTCCTCCCAGCCATCTGGCGACAGCCGACTCAGGTATCCATGCCTTAACCAATCCCGTAGCGATGAGCCCAATGATCAGCCAGGGGGCCACATCCAATGACAAGTCTACAAAATTATTGAAGAACAGTTCCATTGATTCCATCCACGGCTAGAGTTATTAGATTGCATCACTACCCACTTGTCTCTACCCTACAACCTACAGTAACTGTAGGTTCAAGCAGAAAAAGCCATGAAAAAAAATATTCCAAAGTTTCCGTGGACGATTGGTCAGGTAGCCAAAGCTACCGGATATAAACTCCAGACGATGCGCTATTATGAGCAAATGGGGCTAATCCCTCCTCCCAAAAGATCTGAGGGGAATCAGAGGCTCTACACGCAAGAACATGTCGATCAACTTCTATTCATAAGGCACTGCAGAGAGCTGGGATTTTCATTGGATAAGATCCAGCATATGCTAATGTTGGCTGGAGATACCGACCACTCATGCGAAGAAGTGGATCAAATCGCGAAATTGCACTTAGCCGATGTCAAAAATCGGATTAGTCGACTCCAGCGTTTGGAGAAAGAACTGGAAAGGATTATCGGCCATTGCAGTGAGAACAAAGTTGAGAAGTGTCTGATTTTAGAGGCTCTAAGAGATCATGATCAATGTGAGGATAAGGATCACGGTGGGCCATTGAGTTTAAAATAATTCTCTGTAGTTCCCAAAAATTTTACTCATCTTGAAATCACAGTATTTTTTCCTCCCACTGTATGACGCTGAATTGAGTTCTTTGACAATCGAGAAAACCGACCGGGCACAGAGCCCCCCAACAGGTACGAGCTAGTAGTCACCCCTTGAGATGAACGCTCTCATGCTCACCAACAGCCATGATCTCTACTCGCTCACCCCGGGGACGTATGGATAGCACTCTAGCCAACAAACTCCACTGAGTTGTGGTGCCAAAAGTAATATGGGGACGCTCAGCTTCAGCCCCAACAGCCAGTGAAAAATCCAGATCAGAAACAATAACCTGATTGAACTTCATTCCATGTTGGACAGACCATGGACCGCTGACAGAACCATCTTGATTTCTGATGGCAACCACATGATCTTCCCCCTCTGCCCACTCCAAAGGCTCTGTCAGAGTGAGTCGATTACCATCCACTGACACCACTTCAGCCGACTGCCCCCACTCCGGCACATCATGGGTAATGGCGATGAGATCTCCATAGGTGGGGATGAGACCTTCCATCTCCGTTTGGAAAGTGATGATACGCCTTCGATACCGGTTGGCTGCTGACATGTAGCCCCCTTCCCTCTGGGCATGGGCTTGGTCTGTGCAACCAAATAGGGCCACCTTCGCTGGATTAGAAGATTGGCTATCATCCAGTGAAACCGTCACCTCATCGGGCTTCCAGGTTTCGGCGTTGAAGAACTCCACGGTGACCGCATCAGCGGTTTCTTCACTGGGCATGAGGTACTGGATGCTGAGGCTGTTCTTTACCATATTGCGGGAAGAGAAGAGTGCAACGGGCAGGGTTTGAGGCTGGTCGCGGATAATACGGGCGGTGCCACCTTGAAGAATGGGTACTGCTCTCCCACATCGGGCAATACGGGTGATGGCCTCCCATACGGTTAGCTTTTGGTCGAAGACTGCATCGAAATGATCTCCCCTACTCTGCCAAATTTGATCCAGGGTATGGAGGCCTGTCAGATCGATGCGGTCGTCCGTTAGTTTGGCTCCGTACTCGGCTTTAAGGGCATCGGTAATGGCCCAGGCGATGGATCGGGAGGGTTGTAGATCGGACCACCCTGAAGTTGGATTCCAGGCTGCCAGCTTGCGGGTTACTACACAGTTGACCATGCGTGAGGAGCGCTGGGAGAGATTGTCGGTAGCCCGCATCCTCATGGCCAGCATGGTGACATCACCAAAATCCGGCTGGCTGTCGAGATAGGCTCTCAAGGCTGACCATCTGAGCTCATGCCCTGCCCTCGGATCGGTATCTTTCTCGTTGGTCCTGCGTAGCCGCACCTCATACCGACCAGCATCGACACTGTGTTTGTAGGAAAGGCGCAGAGGCGTATTGGTGGCCTCAGTAACCGTAATGAGGTCCAGGGTCATCCAGCCACCTACAGGTGTACCTTCATCATCTACTTGCCGAGCTTGGGCCTCCCACTCCACAGTACGTTCATCCAGCCCTCCTCCGCTGTTTGCGTAGTAGAGACCACTCTGCATGGCTAAGTCGATTCCAATGGCAGAAGCTTCGGTACCGGGTGGGTTTGCGGCAAAAGGCCCGATCCAGCCATCATCCCCCTCTTCCAATAAATTGGTAGCGATGAGCTCTTGGCCTGCCACCTCGGGAGCTGTCACCACGTCGGGATCAAACAGGGTTACTCCAGATCCTGGCGGGATGACCTCGTACTCAATCTCCTCAAACGATGAAATAGGGGTATCCTCGATGCGCAGAGATTCAAGCTGATAGTGGCCTTGGCCGATGCAGTGGAGTTGATGCAGGTACTGCTGATTGTCTAAATATTCGGTGTAGGGGGATGCAGCGATATCGGGATAGATGAGGTGTCTGCCGTAGATGACCGGGATGGGTTGTCCCAGGCGGGCCTGATTACCCTGGACCCCCAGGGCATAGGTGGGGCTTGGCGCTTGAATGCCACTGCTGCCAAAGCTGGACATCTGGGGCATAGGGGGAGGAACAAGGACATTAACCAGCGTTGAGCCAACTACAGCCAGGGTTGCCGTGATGGCTGCTTCCCCCACCTTGGTGGCCCAACCAATCTTGCCTGCTATGACAGGCCCGAAATAGTAGGCCGCTACCATTACGGCAATCATCAGAACCACACGAAGAGGATTGGAGCCACCACCACCGCCACCTTGAGGTAGCGGTACGAACACTACGAGATCATCAGACTGAATAAGCTCAGTTTGCCACTCACCCCGGAGCAAGGGCTCGCCGTTTTTGATACAGATGGTGGGGAGGGTAAATTCAGGGGGTTGGCTCTGCAGGAGCCAGTCCTGGATGGTAATGGGCTTTAGGATGGGAAACTGCTGGCGGTTTAGGTGGGGTTGAAAGGGATTTTCAACAATGATAATGGAGCCGTTCATGTGGCGTTCTCCTGGAAACGGTAGTAGCCCTCTGTAAACCATCCATGCTGTTGCAGAGCTTGCAGATTCTGGAACACCACCCCTGCCCCCTGTACGCAGTGCAAGACACCGCCACCATCTACATCCAGCCAAAGCCCCACATGCACCGGATATCGAGCTTGGCGCATGAGCACACAGTCCCCCTCACAGGCCGCTTGAACTCGCTGCCAGCGGTGACGTTCATCATGATTTTGAAAGGCTCTGGCCAGTGTTGAGAGATCGTTGCCAGAGATAGGAATAAAGGGAAGTTGCCGATCAAAATGGTGCTGCTGAATCCACCTGATCAGGGTCCAGCAGTTAAAGGCTTCTGGACCTTCTGCGGTTGCTGACCAGGGCCTACCAATATATTGGGCAGCAAAATGGCTCATCGGGCCAGCCCTGGGAATCTGGAGGCGCTGTAGGTAGCTGCGGGGAAAGCTTTATTACCGATGTCCATCATGCGGGCTCGAGCTCTGACCTGGAGCATGTCCGCTTCCACCTCAGTGATGGTGAGGGTCAGAGGAGGATCCATCTGCGGGCCTTCCAGATCAGTCGAAAGATAAGGGCGGTAAGTGATCTCAATGGGGTCCATGGTCTGCACCGCCCGATCCAGATGCTTCATGATCTCCCCGGAAACATTGTCCAGGGTGACCACAATCTCCGGCATAGGGGTGGACTCCACTGGTGGCAGTTCCAGATTGAAGGCCAGAGCAATAAAGGTGACTGGCTCGCCAGGATTGAGAGGCGCTGAAGACTCCAACTTGGCGGTGAGATCCACATAGTCCCTTACCACCCGGATAGCTGTGGGCACCCCTTCATCATCCACAAAGGCTGGGTGGCGGATCTCCAGGGTATGCAAAATCACCACATCAGCAGGTGCTGAAGCATAGGCCTCCCGGATGGCCTGGGAGAGTCGATCGTCAGGCATTGAATGTTACAGACCTAAAGCAGCCTTGGCGGCATCGGCCTGGGAGACCAAACCTTCTACAAAGGCGTGATAGCCAGGGTCCCCCACCCGCAAGGCTCGGAGCTCATCTTCCAGACCATATCGATCACGGATATCTGCTTGTAGCTGCTCATTGATCTCCAAGCAGGGCAGCGCTTGCTTACGCAGTTGATGCTTCAGGCCTGGCTCTTCCGTGAAATCAACAGGCCCTTGCCACTGCTCAGCTTTGGGATGATCCAGAGGAACAGAGAGATAGATCTGACCATCCAGCTCACAGAGGTAGACCACAGGCTGGTTGGGATCGCCCCCTTCCGGGTAGCGGATCTGTAGGTAAGAAGAATATCGATAGATCTGACGCATAGCGACCTCCATCAGAATAGAACCGTGGAGAAGGCATAGAGACCGGAGTTAGAAGAGTCGGTACCGGCCTGACCATGGCCGTTATAGCCAGATGAGAGTACTCGGCCATCGGAAAGCAGAACATGGGTACAGAACCCTGAATTTTCCCCATTAAATACGATATCCACCGGTTTAACGCCGAATGAACCACCCAACCCGATACCACAGGCCGGTTGGAAACTGGTTTGGTAGGTCGTATGTCCCAGCCCAAGCTGACCGTTACCGTTGTACCCTGCGCTCCAAAGAGTACCACTGCTGTCCAGCGCCATGGAGAACTGATAGCCGTAGTAGCCGCTTCCACGAATCTGGACGATATCGGTTAGACCCGGATCCTGGGGCGTATGCTGATTGGTAGTATTGCCCACCCCCAGTTGGCCATAGTTGTTTCGCCCCCAGGTGCGGATGGAGCCATCCCCCAACAAGGCCATGCCGTGGGCAGTTTGACCGCCACCAATAGAGACATCCACCACATTGGCCAGAGCAGAGATTTCCACCGGAGTGGTGCGTTCGGTGGTATCCCCCACCCCCAGTTGGCCATAGGTGTTGTACCCGGCTGCATAGAGCCGCCCATCCTCTAACTGCCAGAAGGTTGAAGCGTAGGGGTTACCGTTGCCATCCCCATCGCAGTTACCCACGATGGTGTTCACATTACCGGGCAGGGATACTGGGGTTGGTCCATGCTGGTCGGTAGTATTGCCCACTCCAAGATTGCCACGACCGTTATAGCCCCAAGAAAAAGCATTACCACTGGCATCGATGGCAAAGGCATAGCTGCAATTAGCCCCTGCACATCCCACCCACACCCAGTTTTGTGCCCCGGAAACCTGCACCGGCTCCAGACGGTTGGTGGTGGAGCCATCTCCCAGTTGACCATAACCGTTAAAGCCGCAGGCCCAGATGCGCCCCTGGTCATCCAGAAACCAGACCGAGGTATAGTCTCCCCAATAGGATCCCGTTGTGGCCATCTGGGTGATGCCGGTAAGCCCTACAATCTTGGTAGGCACATAGCGCAGGTTGGTATCCCCCTGCCCCAGCTGGCCATAGCCGTTGTAGCCCCAGGAGTAGACAGTGCCATCCTCCATCAGAGCAAAGACAGAACGCCCAGCCAGATGCACCTCTTTGACCACGGTGGTCAGGCCAGCGGGAAAGGCACAGGTCATAGGCTGTAAGCGGCGACTGGACTGGGCACCGATGCCCAGCTGTCCCTGACCGTTGTTGCCTACGATTCGAACGGTACCATCGGTCATGAGATAGGCGCTGTTGTACATGCCGATACCACTGCCGCTACGCTGGACCTGCAATGCTTTCACCCGGCACCCTGGGCGATCATGCAGTGCGGTCCATGAGGGGTCCCCACTCACCCCACCTGTTTGCAGAATCTGACCAGCCGTTCCCGCTGGCAGTCGAGCAGGACCTATCCCATCGTGAAAAAGCAGGTCGCCTTGCTCAGTCACCTGATTGGTACCGGCCGCCAGCAGACTCCAATGACCACTGTCCAGCGGTGTGATTCCGGCAGTTGCATCAGCAATGCAGATATAGCCGGAGCCATTGAAGTGCACCCCATCGTTTTCCAGATAGCTCAGACCTGAATCGTAGGCCCCTTTCCATTTGATGGTCAGGGCATCATTGGCAGCGGCTTGAGCAGCGGTTGCTGCGTTTTCAGCCTGATCCTTTAAGGTCGTCAGACTGGTCATGTTGGCATTCAGGGTGGCATCCATATCCGCCTGGGCTTTGGCCAGAGACTTAACCGAACCACCCTCTGTGCTCACCGTGGTGGCATCATCCCCATGCACCACCTGATGCAATAGATCACCATCGGATTCCAGTTGGTTGACCAACTGTTCCAGTTCCGTAGAAGAAGACATCTCAACACCTACCAGTGATTGGGCCAGGATTGATGGATAAGAGAGTGAAGGCGATTGGCTTGGATCATAAAGGCATCACCCTCACCTGAGAGGAGCAGATCCAGAGCAGCAGCTCCCATAACTGGGGGATCTCTAATTTCTAGGTTAGCGGTAACCTCCCAGAACAGCCCTCGAAACAGGGGCTGGGCTTTGTAAGGGCCATGAAAGCGTCCCTCCTGCTCTTGCAGTCCCATGCCGTTGGCTAAAATGATCGAAAACCAAGCAGCTCCCGAGTAGGCCTTGTGGCGAAACCAGGATTGGAACAGGGCGAACTGCTCTGGATTCATACGCCAGCGAACGGTAACCACGGTGGGAACATGAGTAAAGATTCGACGCTGTCGGGCAGGCCCTGCGTCCATCTCCGTACGCAGCAGGGCATCTTCCGGTTTGATCACATAGCCCTGCACGGTGGGTTTGGGCAGTTGCCCAGGCCAGGATTCCATCAGCGGTAGCTACCCACAGCTGGGTTTAAGCCATATCGCCGTTCCAGGGTCGGTGCAATACCCTCACCACGACCGATGTTGCGGTTCATACGGCTCTCCACCTGATCCACAAACACATCCAGGGTCAGATCCCCATTGCCTTGCTGCTGCCACTGGGCTTTGGCCTCCACGTTTTCGGCATTATTGTGGATATTGACCATCACCTTGACCTCAGGCTTGCGGTTGAAGCCCTCTCCCAGCAGTTGCATCTGGCCACGGGTAAAGACCGTTTCACCTTGTTGCAAAACGGCGGGCACCTCACCGGGTCCGATGACGCCACCACTGTGATATCTGGGCGCTTGCTCGTAGAGAGAAGCTGGCACCAGACGGGAACTACCCTCACCACTGCCCACCACACCGCCACCGTGATAGACCAAGGCGTTGCTCATGCCGGGCTTAGGTGTGAGCACAGCGGCTTCCGCCGTTCCACCACCAAGACCGATACCACCGAAGATGGCGCTGCCGATGGTAGAGAAGAGACTCTCCATGAGACCACCCAACGGTTTGACCACCGCCATGCGATAAGCAGTGCGAATGGCTTCCTCCGCAATGGTGTTGAAAAGATCCGTAGCCGACAGCTTTCCGGTCATAGCCCATTTGACAAAGGCGTTTTCACTCTGCCGCAGTGCACCACTGGTGACCTGTTCAAAGGTTTGGGAAGCATTGGTGGCTTCATCCAGATAGTCGCGAATAGCCCGCTTAATACCATCAGACCAGTGGCTGCTGGCATCCAGCATTCGGCCATGGGCTTGCTCAACAGCCTGGGAGAAAGTCTGCTGATTAATGGCTCCTTCAGCCAGGAGTTCATTAAGATTGGTTAATTCTGACCGGTACTGTTCCTGTGCAGTGCGATACTGCTCGGAGAGGTCTTTTCCCTCTTTGAGCCGCTGCAGCCTTTTTTCTTCGGCCTTTTGCTGAGCCTCAATGGCATGTTTTTCATTAAACAGCATGGCTGCCAGTTGCTCCACTTCAGCCCTCTGCTGGGCAGTGGCCTCGGCAGATAGTCTGCGCAGGGCTTGGGAGATGAAACGCTGGCGATCGGTCTGGCTTAACGCATCCTGTTCTACTTTGAGGGCTGTCACCACCCGCTGGTTTGCCGCATGGCGTTGATCCGCCAGCTTCTGCTCCTGGGCTGCCAACTGGGCCAGTTTGGTACTGCGAACATCCGCCGCAGTTCCCAGCAGTTGGTCCACCTTTTTTTGGTTTTGATCGGTACGGATCTGCCCAAGCTGCTCAACATGGCGGTGATACTCTGCTTCAATACGGGCTGCGCCTTGTTGGGTTACGCTGAACAGTTGCTGTTGCAGCGTGCGCTCAAGCTGAGCCAGCTTTCGGGCTCTCTCCTTTGCGCTTTGCAATTGGCCTTCATCACCAGACGCAGAATCAGGTGTGGACGTATTAGGAGATTGTGCCTGACTCTCCCGTTTGGCCTGCTCAATGTTGGCATCCTGGATGGCTCGAAGCTGTTCATTGATGGCGATGATTTCCGTTTTGAAACTGGCCAGACGATTTCGGGCAATGGGGTGCAGGTTACTGCGGCCCGCCAGTTTGGCCACCTGCTCTTGAAGGCGCAGACGTTTGGAAAGCAAGGTGTTAAACCGCTCATCATCGGAAGGATCACCAAACAGCTGTTGATAGCCTTTACCCACCGTAGAGAAGAAGGTGGCAAAGGCGCTGGAGGCGTCGGAGATCAGTGGGGCTAGATCCAGAAGGGCTCGGTTGAGGTTGGCTGAAATGACCTTACTGAGCGTATCCAGATCGTCCCTGGCCTGTTCTGCATTGCGGATTAGGTCCCCCTCAATAACGATGCCCAGATCCCTAGCTTTGAGCATAGTCTGTTCCAGGGCATCGGAACCGCCCCGCAGCATGTTAATCAGGCCGACACCACCGGAATCAAACAGCTTGAAGGCCAAGCGCACCCGCTCTGAGCTGTTTTCGGTTTTGGAGAGGGCATCGGCCACTTCCAAAAGCAGATCTTCGGTTTTGCGGATCTGACCATGCTGATCTCGTAGGGTAATGCCCATCTGGGCCAGAGCATCCTTGGCTTCTCCACTTCCAGAGGCGGCTTCTGCCACCCGGCGGGTGAAACGCTGTAGAGACATATCCAAGGTATTCTGGGAGATGCCAGCCGATTCGGCGGCATAGCGCAGGGCTTGCAGAGACTCCACCCCCACGCCGATTTTGTCTGCTGTCTTACCGATGGCATCCGCTGTGGTAATGGAACGATTTACCAGGGCGGTCAAACCACCGGCTGTGGTCAAACCTGCAACCACCCCTGCCAACATGCGCATACGGGATTGTAGTCCACTGGCCCGGCCTGCCAGAGTCTCCAAGCTACGGGAAGCATCGGAACTGGCGGTGCGAATACGCTTAAAGGAGCGCTCCCCACCCTCCCCGATCTGAGCCAGTTCAGCGCGCACACGTCCCCCATCCTCTACGGACAAGCGGATGGAATAGGAGTGTCGTGTACGGGTCATGGTTCTTCTGAAAGGTTGGCTTCAATAAGTCCGGATTCAGCAACAGGTAGAAGTTCTGTGGCCGTCCATTCATCGAGTCCTACAGATCTGGCCATCTGTAGAGCTACATTCATATCGATACCCAGAATCTGCCCCGATGGAGCCAGCCTCAGCTGATTTTGACAGGCTTGCATAATCTCAAAAAGCTGTTGCTCTTCCAGGGATTGAGGGGCGTACTCATCATAGGGACAACGCTCCCCACTCAGCCCAGGCTTTCCTCGGGCACAGGGGGCTCCATCTTCTCTACATCCTCTGCAATAGGCTGGCCCGCCGCCTTGTTGAAAGTGCCATCGGCAGAGGGCCCGGATACGTTTTTTGCGGCATTGAGCATCACTTGGTGCAGGGTGAAAGCTTGGAAAAAGCGCTCACCCATGGGATAGAGATCAAGTAGTACTTTGATATTCTCCTTGGTCACAGGAGCATCCTGCTCACCGGAATCATCCGCAACCCCCTGCCAAGCCGTGATATGGGCAAAGGCCAGTTCCTGAACCAATATCACCTGATAGTGGCCATCCCGTTCGATCTCATCATCCAGATCGGGGTATTCCCGATTGAGTCGTTTTCGGGCTGCTGCCTGACACAGAGACATCCCAGCTGAAGTGAGGGGCTTGACCGTCACCACCACGTTGTAGGGCAGTTCCAGATCATAGGGTTCTTTTGGGGGCGTAAGGGAGATCATTGGTAGTCGCTCCCATCCAGATCACTGTTTAGAGTTACGGTGAGCATGCGCCCGGCCGCTTCATTGCGTGCTCCTTGAAAATCAAAACTGGCCTGCACGCCACCGGGCCCCTCCACAGCCAGCTTGGGCTTGGGCAGATAGACCTCATGACAGGTAAACAGAATGCTGTTGTTGGCATCCACCCGGTAGCCAAACTCCAGATCCATAGGTGTACCGTTGCTGGCCAGATCGATGAGGCTGGTATCGGCAAAGCGCACATCGATACGCCCTGTGAGAGATGCCACCGTGGGATCTGCTCCATCGATGAGACCGTCATCTCGGATGGTTTCGATTTTTTCCAGATTGTTGCTGTAGGTAAGAGAGCCGCCGGTTAGATGGGCCAGAGAAGTGCCACCCTTTTTGATGGAGCCCTGAAACTGGCTGATGCGTTCAAAGGTAAGAGCGGTGGGTGTGCCTCCTTGAGATGAAGCCGAACGGTTTTCCCCTTGGGCAACCAGATTCAGCGTCGCCGCAGCAGCCCCTGAGCGTTGAAACTCCAGCGCAAGAGAATTCACCATCACTCCAGCACTGAGAAAGAAAGCTGGCACCTCCAGCATACCCACCTCAATGCTGTAGCTGGGTAGTACCTGTTCACCGGAGGCAAAGGTGTGCACATAGGGGCCACTACCAGTAGTATCGGCATTGCCCAACAATCCGGTCAACCACAGCCCCATGTAACGTAGGTCCATGGGCGTTACTACCTCACCCTCCACATTGATCACATCCTGTAGAGGGGGTAGCGGGTCTCGCCCCTGTCCCAGTACCGGATCATCTACCAATCCCTGTTCGCTACCCAAACTGCAGCGGTTGAAAGGCATGCGGATAAAGTTGCCGGAGGGCTTTTGACCGTAGACGGTTTCCCTTTTTAACAGCAGGTGGGCATTGGCCCCATAGGCTCTGGCCATGATGCAAATTCCTTAAAAAAGGCATCCGGCACTGCTGCCGGATGCCTTGAAAACCAAAGGGGGAGCCTGGGTCAGGCCAGGGTGATGCCATCGGTGGCTTCGAAAGCCAGTTCGGTTGCAGAAACCGCCTTGCCCAGATATTGAACAATATGCCCAGAACCGGTTGGCGGAGTGTTGGTGGTGGCCCCTGCAGTGTCAGCAGAGAGGAACATGCGTTCACCGGGGGTAAGCCCAGAAAGCTGATCTGACACCCCTTCAAAGTAGACCGCCACATCGTTACCCACGGTGGCGGCCTCCTTCACGAAACCGTCCGCCTGGGTGATGTTGGCATTGGCCTGGGCGGGCCGAACTTTCAGGGTACCGGCATCGTCGTAGATGTTGACGAAATCACCTGCCGCCACATCCACCCCCACGGTGATGCTCTTGAGGTCTGGTCCAATCCCCGTGGGCATCATGCCTAGAGAAAGCTTACCAGTGGTATCCAGCGCCACCACCTTACCGGCATCACTGACACCGGTGGTGGAGTCCACCGCAAGGGCCTCCTTGGTTTTACCGTCGGTGGTGTCGATCTTCAGATATTTGCTAACAGCCATGGGCCTTACTCCTTAAATAGTTGGCCTGGAACAGAAAACCCGCCGGAATGGCGGGTGGGGATTACTTCTTCTTGGGTTTATCTGGGTGGTGGCAGGAGCATCGACAACATCCTGCGGGAAGCATGCTCCTGGAGAGTCTGCCGTGCCGGTCCAGAGCTACGATCTTTCCAGCATCCTTGCGCCCTTTAGATCGGTCGGTGGCATAGGCCTCCTCGGGCTGGCCGGAGTCCCCGTTCAGTCGGATAAACTTTTGAGTGGTCATGGGTTAAACCCTTACAACAGTTGAATAGTGGGTTCGATACTCAGGAACAGTTCTGTAGGCGATAGTGCCCGCCCCACCGTGGTGAGATAACCAGATGTTGGGGGTGTTTGAGTGGGTAGACCATCCAAACCCAGAAACACCCCATCGGGATCGGTGGACCAGTTCCAGCCAGGGTTTGAGATCGGCCCAAACACCTGGATAGGGATCGCCTCCCCTTGCTGTGCAGAGATAAG comes from Magnetococcus sp. PR-3 and encodes:
- a CDS encoding phage tail tape measure C-terminal domain-containing protein, giving the protein MTRTRHSYSIRLSVEDGGRVRAELAQIGEGGERSFKRIRTASSDASRSLETLAGRASGLQSRMRMLAGVVAGLTTAGGLTALVNRSITTADAIGKTADKIGVGVESLQALRYAAESAGISQNTLDMSLQRFTRRVAEAASGSGEAKDALAQMGITLRDQHGQIRKTEDLLLEVADALSKTENSSERVRLAFKLFDSGGVGLINMLRGGSDALEQTMLKARDLGIVIEGDLIRNAEQARDDLDTLSKVISANLNRALLDLAPLISDASSAFATFFSTVGKGYQQLFGDPSDDERFNTLLSKRLRLQEQVAKLAGRSNLHPIARNRLASFKTEIIAINEQLRAIQDANIEQAKRESQAQSPNTSTPDSASGDEGQLQSAKERARKLAQLERTLQQQLFSVTQQGAARIEAEYHRHVEQLGQIRTDQNQKKVDQLLGTAADVRSTKLAQLAAQEQKLADQRHAANQRVVTALKVEQDALSQTDRQRFISQALRRLSAEATAQQRAEVEQLAAMLFNEKHAIEAQQKAEEKRLQRLKEGKDLSEQYRTAQEQYRSELTNLNELLAEGAINQQTFSQAVEQAHGRMLDASSHWSDGIKRAIRDYLDEATNASQTFEQVTSGALRQSENAFVKWAMTGKLSATDLFNTIAEEAIRTAYRMAVVKPLGGLMESLFSTIGSAIFGGIGLGGGTAEAAVLTPKPGMSNALVYHGGGVVGSGEGSSRLVPASLYEQAPRYHSGGVIGPGEVPAVLQQGETVFTRGQMQLLGEGFNRKPEVKVMVNIHNNAENVEAKAQWQQQGNGDLTLDVFVDQVESRMNRNIGRGEGIAPTLERRYGLNPAVGSYR
- a CDS encoding phage tail tube protein, which produces MARAYGANAHLLLKRETVYGQKPSGNFIRMPFNRCSLGSEQGLVDDPVLGQGRDPLPPLQDVINVEGEVVTPMDLRYMGLWLTGLLGNADTTGSGPYVHTFASGEQVLPSYSIEVGMLEVPAFFLSAGVMVNSLALEFQRSGAAAATLNLVAQGENRSASSQGGTPTALTFERISQFQGSIKKGGTSLAHLTGGSLTYSNNLEKIETIRDDGLIDGADPTVASLTGRIDVRFADTSLIDLASNGTPMDLEFGYRVDANNSILFTCHEVYLPKPKLAVEGPGGVQASFDFQGARNEAAGRMLTVTLNSDLDGSDYQ
- a CDS encoding DUF7697 family protein, with translation MQACQNQLRLAPSGQILGIDMNVALQMARSVGLDEWTATELLPVAESGLIEANLSEEP